Sequence from the Gemmatimonadaceae bacterium genome:
CGTCATGATCAGCGTCGGCGTCTTCACGTTCTTCACCACGCTCAGCAGCGAACGCTTGTCGTAGTTCTCGGCGTTGTCCCAGGGAAGGCCGGGGAACCAGTTCTTCACCGAGAGCGGCGCCATGTCGGCGGTGAGCGAGAACGACTCCCAGTTGATCACGGGATAGAAGGCCAGCGCGGCGCGGAAGCGATCGGTGTGGCCAATCATCCACGCGGTGAGGACGCCGCCACCGCTCCCGCCGG
This genomic interval carries:
- a CDS encoding prolyl oligopeptidase family serine peptidase, which codes for GGSGGGVLTAWMIGHTDRFRAALAFYPVINWESFSLTADMAPLSVKNWFPGLPWDNAENYDKRSLLSVVKNVKTPTLIMTGEEDFRTPMSESEQYYKALKLRGVEAVLVRVPGEPHGIRRYPSHAAAKLTTLQGWFEKHKAPLQ